The following proteins are co-located in the Papaver somniferum cultivar HN1 unplaced genomic scaffold, ASM357369v1 unplaced-scaffold_128, whole genome shotgun sequence genome:
- the LOC113331969 gene encoding protein root UVB sensitive 6-like yields MAPIPRSSASAATSTATQTLTNSQETRLLVRETLRISANLASSPSPQKLVVSEKESSNYVVVEDEFVNSSLRVICREQINGRRWKYVAETDGSSGRFKKASLRSFSLETTPQDPFVEMMSFVRSYVVPEGFPDSVTPSYVPYMTWRALKHFFGGAMGVFTTQSLLSSVGVSRNTAASGAVAINWILKDGAGRVGKMLFARQGKKFDNDLKQLRFAGDLLMELGAGIELATAAVPHLFLPLACAANVAKNVAAVTSTSTRTPIYKAFAKGENIGDVTAKGECVGNIADLLGTGLSIIISKRNPSLVATFSLLSCGYVLSSYQEVKSVVLRTLNRTRFSVAVESFLKTGHVPSLQEGNLKENVFTLPWIKDKPILLGSRFKDAFQEPASYLALVPLFEKERYIVTYNPSKGNVCALLKDQAESDDVLKAAFHAHVLLHFIRSSSEQSSAKHAASESTNFLGHFSAQHPLPTTFDLDQIAESCKVVSASYGLFKRKAAEQGWMMSESLLNPGKARLY; encoded by the exons ATGGCACCAATTCCTCGATCTTCTGCATCAGCAGCAACTAGTACTGCTACACAAACCCTAACGAATTCACAAGAAACTAGATTACTTGTTCGTGAAACACTTCGGATAAGTGCTAATCTTGCTTCTTCACCTTCACCTCAGAAATTGGTTGTCTCAGAGAAAGAGAGTAGTAattatgttgttgttgaagatgaatttgTTAATTCCAGTTTAAGAGTTATTTGTCGTGAACAAATAAATGGTAGGCGATGGAAATATGTTGCAGAGACTGATGGATCTTCTGGAAGGTTTAAGAAAGCTTCATTGCGTTCTTTTAGTTTGGAAACTACACCTCAAGATCCATTTGTT GAAATGATGTCGTTTGTAAGATCTTATGTGGTGCCTGAAGGATTTCCAGACAGTGTTACCCCATCTTATGTACCATATATGACATGGAGAGCTTTAAAG CATTTCTTTGGTGGAGCGATGGGTGTTTTTACGACACAATCATTGTTGAGTTCTGTTGGAGTTTCTAGAAATACCGCGGCATCAGGTGCTGTTGCTATTAACTGGATTCTCAAG GATGGAGCAGGCCGTGTTGGAAAAATGCTTTTTGCAAGGCAAGGGAAGAAATTTGACAATGATCTGAAACAG CTTCGTTTTGCTGGGGATCTCTTAATGGAGTTAGGGGCTGGGATAGAGTTAGCAACTGCAGCTGTGCCACATCTTTTCCTTCCACTGGCTTGTGCTGCTAATGTTGCTAAG AACGTTGCTGCCGTGACTTCAACATCAACTCGGACTCCAATCTATAAAGCTTTTGCTAAAGGGGAGAACATTGGTGATGTAACGGCCAAAGGAGAATGTGTTGGAAATATTGCAGACCTG TTGGGAACAGGGCTGAGCATCATCATATCAAAAAGAAATCCATCTTTGGTGGCCACATTTTCCCTTCTCTCATGTGGATATGTTCTTAGTTCATATCAAGAG GTAAAGTCTGTTGTGTTGCGTACTCTGAATCGAACAAGATTTTCTGTGGCCGTGGAATCCTTCCTTAAAACAG GACATGTACCATCATTGCAGGAAGGAAATCTGAAGGAAAACGTGTTTACCTTGCCATGGATAAAAGATAAACCAATTCTTCTAG GATCGAGGTTTAAGGATGCTTTCCAAGAGCCAGCCTCATACCTTGCACTAGTGCCTCTATTCGAG AAAGAGAGGTATATAGTCACATACAACCCTTCAAAGGGTAATGTTTGTGCGTTGCTTAAAGATCAGGCAGAGTCAGATGACGTTCTGAAAGCAGCTTTCCAT GCTCACGTTCTTCTGCATTTTATCCGTTCATCAAGCGAGCAGTCTTCTGCGAAGCATGCTGCATCTGAAAGTACAAACTTTCTTGGGCACTTCTCTGCACAACATCCTCTACCCACAACTTTTGACCTAGACCAAATTGCTGAGTCTTGCAAGGTTGTCTCAGCATCATATGGATTATTTAAGAGAAAAGCTGCCGAACAG GGGTGGATGATGTCAGAATCATTGCTTAACCCTGGGAAAGCTCGGCTGTATTGA
- the LOC113331970 gene encoding O-acyltransferase WSD1-like: MADNSGVHLLPPLSPLGSYINTEKLQFYIMGVLELENPFSESQTLDFLRDVFIPINTRFSSMILTDEKGVQRWKKIDTIPENHLIIPTLSPSSEDQQLYDEQVHDYLAKINLKPFPEHLSPWDVHLITYPTTNAKTTLVFNLHHALGDGYSIMGALFSIFKSSANPKHPLRFPTASSRMNEVKTNYSKISGLVTKAKNTLTDFTKNVLGAYILKDGETVLRSTTPRVEYEPISITSVTTSMDYIRDIRSKVGGTVNDITTGWISYGLHLYMKKLGESGDGSSRCTALVVMNMRMYRGFKSIEEMLKANIWGNHFGLLSVSLPPFVSDDMESVDPLDYIIQAKEEMLRKANSFGAFFTSKLLHYMGKVTGPEGPANFIYSNVRNKSIMISNMCGPVEKAAVAGNPLEGFYFIIPGMPQSLTFTIVSYMGKLRLVTTSEKGFIDAKLMNSCLKEAFQKMYSAACGEIPVME, translated from the exons ATGGCTGACAACAGTggagttcatcttcttcctccactGAGTCCATTAGGTTCTTACATCAATACTGAAAAACTTCAGTTCTATATTATGGGTGTGCTTGAATTAGAAAACCCATTTTCAGAATCTCAAACTCTCGATTTCCTCAGAGATGTCTTCATACCTATTAACACTAGATTTTCTTCTATGATTCTCACTGATGAAAAAGGTGTTCAGAGATGGAAAAAGATTGATACCATTCCTGAAAATCATCTCATCATTCCAACCCTTTCACCATCATCAGAAGATCAACAACTGTATGATGAACAAGTCCATGATTATCTTGCGAAAATTAATTTGAAACCATTTCCTGAACACCTTTCTCCATGGGATGTTCATCTTATTACTTATCCCACTACAAATGCAAAAACAACCTTAGTTTTCAACCTACACCATGCACTTGGTGATGGTTATTCAATTATGGGTGCACTGTTCTCTATCTTTAAAAGTTCAGCAAATCCTAAACATCCTCTTAGATTTCCAACTGCTTCTTCAAGAATGAACGAAGTTAAGACAAACTATTCTAAGATTTCTGGTTTGGTTACCAAAGCCAAAAATACTCTTACAGATTTTACCAAGAATGTATTAGGTGCTTATATATTGAAAGACGGTGAGACAGTTCTCAGATCGACCACCCCAAGAGTTGAGTATGAACCTATTTCAATCACCTCAGTCACAACTTCCATGGATTATATCAGAGATATTAGGTCCAAAGTTGGAGGG ACAGTGAATGATATCACAACTGGTTGGATATCATATGGGCTTCATTTATACATGAAGAAATTGGGAGAATCTGGTGACGGAAGTTCAAGATGTACTGCTTTGGTGGTCATGAACATGAGAATGTATAGGGGTTTTAAAAGTATCGAAGAGATGTTAAAGGCAAATATTTGGGGAAATCACTTTGGACTCTTGAGTGTATCACTTCCACCTTTTGTTAGTGATGATATGGAAAGTGTCGATCCTCTGGATTACATAATTCAAGCAAAAGAAGAGATGTTGAGAAAGGCCAATTCTTTTGGTGCTTTTTTCACTAGTAAACTACTCCATTATATGGGAAAGGTTACCGGCCCTGAG GGACCAGCCAATTTCATTTATTCAAATGTGAGGAACAAGAGTATTATGATATCAAATATGTGCGGTCCAGTAGAGAAAGCAGCTGTAGCAGGCAATCCACTCGAGGGTTTCTATTTCATTATACCAGGGATGCCTCAG AGTCTTACATTTACCATTGTAAGTTACATGGGAAAGCTAAGACTGGTGACAACTTCAGAGAAAGGATTCATCGATGCTAAATTAATGAACTCGTGCCTGAAAGAAGCATTTCAAAAAATGTACTCCGCTGCATGTGGCGAAATTCCAGTGATGGAGTAA